The following are encoded together in the Pirellulales bacterium genome:
- a CDS encoding AAA family ATPase: MYFNFYGLSGHPFVAAPLAESYFPTGTAEQARHTLERCLDRAEGVALLIGPAGTGKSLLLQVLAAQLGDRYEVALLPGGRICTRRALLQAILFALRLPVASRDEGDLRLELWEHLTRQQRALLLLIDEAHTLPLRLLEELRLLSNFVLQGNYQVRILLAGSPSLEERFANPKLEALQQRVTARCYLQAWNRSECREYIRAQIHRTGGVPEHLFTSDALDAIQSAAEGIPRLINQLCDHALVLGFANGRAPLAKQDIAEAWAEHQQLPTPHNIGIVAAPTRAEATAFVEFGELSDAFGDANQPEDEYEGVLSLPSQSSDFHLPDDVSQDFHPPRLFDGDSPEEESLQTEFSTTEPLISGTGPAARRTAPPRVTWHAPGKDPAPASATDALTQLERAHLQVQQLQNEYYRSLPDPEADMSHPAHPFAEAFLEEEIVLDPFLQNSLAILADKPRVNNRQSQEISQGLERHLQLQAPLSVTVHTTEPSSRQVLPMPTAIPPEAVHPPHIHECGSGLGTSQIQTFEDDLIVIEDDPRQPAHTRVRRQDYKQLFARLRNGQS; this comes from the coding sequence ATGTATTTCAATTTTTATGGATTAAGCGGACATCCGTTTGTTGCCGCTCCGCTGGCCGAGAGCTACTTTCCGACAGGTACGGCGGAACAGGCGCGGCACACGCTGGAGCGCTGTCTGGACCGGGCCGAGGGGGTGGCGCTGTTGATCGGTCCGGCGGGAACCGGTAAGAGCCTATTACTGCAGGTGTTGGCCGCGCAATTGGGGGACCGCTATGAGGTGGCCCTGCTGCCTGGGGGCAGAATCTGCACCCGCCGCGCGCTGTTGCAAGCGATTTTATTCGCGCTGCGATTGCCGGTAGCTTCGAGGGACGAGGGGGATTTGCGGTTGGAGTTGTGGGAGCATTTGACGCGTCAACAACGGGCCTTGTTGTTGTTGATTGACGAGGCTCATACCTTGCCGCTAAGGTTGCTCGAGGAGCTGCGGCTGTTGTCAAATTTTGTCCTGCAAGGGAATTATCAGGTGCGGATCCTGCTGGCGGGGAGTCCCTCGCTGGAAGAACGGTTTGCCAATCCCAAACTAGAGGCATTGCAGCAGCGGGTCACGGCCCGGTGTTATTTGCAAGCCTGGAATCGGTCGGAATGCCGCGAGTATATCCGTGCGCAAATTCACCGCACCGGCGGCGTGCCCGAACATTTATTCACCAGCGACGCCCTCGATGCGATCCAGTCCGCCGCCGAGGGTATTCCCCGCTTGATTAATCAGCTATGCGACCACGCGTTGGTGCTGGGGTTTGCCAATGGCCGGGCGCCCCTGGCCAAGCAGGACATCGCCGAGGCTTGGGCCGAACATCAGCAACTGCCCACGCCGCACAATATTGGAATCGTGGCCGCGCCCACCCGGGCCGAAGCAACGGCCTTTGTGGAGTTTGGCGAATTGTCCGACGCATTTGGGGACGCCAATCAGCCAGAGGATGAATATGAAGGAGTCTTAAGCCTGCCGTCCCAGTCCTCCGATTTTCACCTGCCTGATGACGTTTCCCAGGATTTTCATCCACCGCGGCTATTTGACGGCGATTCGCCGGAAGAAGAGTCGCTGCAAACGGAATTTTCCACCACCGAGCCACTGATATCTGGCACGGGACCAGCCGCGCGGAGAACCGCTCCCCCGCGCGTCACTTGGCACGCGCCAGGGAAGGACCCAGCCCCCGCATCAGCCACGGACGCCCTCACCCAGTTAGAGCGGGCGCACCTGCAAGTGCAACAACTGCAAAATGAGTATTACCGTTCCCTGCCTGATCCGGAGGCCGACATGTCGCACCCCGCGCATCCCTTTGCCGAAGCTTTCCTCGAGGAAGAAATTGTCCTAGATCCGTTTTTGCAAAATTCACTGGCCATCCTGGCTGATAAGCCGCGCGTGAATAATCGCCAAAGCCAGGAAATCAGCCAGGGCCTAGAGCGGCACTTGCAACTGCAAGCGCCCCTGTCCGTCACGGTTCATACCACGGAACCCTCCTCGCGACAGGTCTTGCCCATGCCGACCGCGATCCCGCCAGAAGCCGTCCATCCCCCGCATATTCACGAATGCGGGTCGGGGTTGGGCACTTCGCAAATCCAGACTTTTGAGGACGATTTGATTGTGATCGAGGATGATCCCCGCCAGCCAGCGCACACCCGGGTGCGGAGGCAGGATTATAAACAATTATTTGCCCGGCTGCGAAACGGCCAATCATGA